In the genome of Natronomonas salina, the window TCGTCCGGCTGTGCGCCCTCGTCCTCGACCGGTTCGGCCTCTTCGCCCTCCACGTCGAACGTGATGATCACCTCGCCGACCGGCACCATCTCGCCTTCCTCGGCGAGTATCTCTCGGACCGTCCCGTTGACCGGGGCGGGAACCTCGACGACTGCCTTGTCCGTCTCGACCTCGGCGACGGGCTGGTCCTCCGAGACCGTATCGCCCGGCTCGACCAGCCAGCTGACGATCTCGGCCTCGGTCAGTCCCTCGCCGACGTCGGGGAGTTTGAACTCGCGTACCATGTCAGAACTCGTGGGTCTCGCGGATCGCGTCCTCGATCCGCGTGTCCTCAGGCATGTAGTAGTCCTCCAGGGCGTAAAGTGGGTAGGGGACGTCGAAGCCGGTCACGCGCTTCACCGGCGCCTCCTGGTAGAGCAGCGCCTCCTCCTGGATGGTCGCGGTGATCTCGCCGGCGAGCCCGCCCGTCTTCGGCGCCTCGTGGACGACGACCGCCCGGCCCGTCTTCTCGAAGGACTCCAGGATGGCGTCGGTGTCCATCGGCTTCATCGTCCGGAGGTCGACGACCTCGACGTCGATGCCGTCCTCGGCGACCGACTCGGCGGCCTCGATGCTCGGCCGGGTCATCGCACCCCAGGTGAACAGCGACACGTCCGACCCCTCGCGCCGGACCGCGGCCTCGCCGAGGTCGACCGTGTAGGGCTCGTCCGGGACCTCCTCGCGGAACGCCCGGTAGATGAGCTTCGGTTCCATGAAGATGACCGGGTCGGGGTCGCGGATGGAGGCGGCGAGCAGCCCCTTCGCGTCGTACGGCGTCGAGGGGATGACGACCTTCAGGCCCGCCTCGTGGGTGTAGAAGGCCTCCTTGGACTCCGAGTGGTGCTCGGGCGCGCGGATGCCGCCGCCGTAGGGCGCTCGGACGACCATCGGGCAGGTGAACCGCCCGCGCGAGCGAGTCCGCATCCGGGCCGCGTGGGAGACGATCTGGTCGAAGGCCGGGTACATGAACCCGGAGAACTGGATCTCGGGGACCGGCCGGAGGCCGTAGGCGGCCATCCCGATGGCGGTGCCGACGATGCCGGCCTCCGCCAGCGGCGTGTCGATGACGCGGTCCTCGCCGAACTCCTCGTAGAGCCCCTCGGTGGCGCGGAAGACGCCGCCGTTCTTGCCGACGTCCTCGCCCATGACG includes:
- a CDS encoding alpha-ketoacid dehydrogenase subunit beta, giving the protein MSTEQQGESQNLTLVQAVRDGMRGEMDRDDDVVVMGEDVGKNGGVFRATEGLYEEFGEDRVIDTPLAEAGIVGTAIGMAAYGLRPVPEIQFSGFMYPAFDQIVSHAARMRTRSRGRFTCPMVVRAPYGGGIRAPEHHSESKEAFYTHEAGLKVVIPSTPYDAKGLLAASIRDPDPVIFMEPKLIYRAFREEVPDEPYTVDLGEAAVRREGSDVSLFTWGAMTRPSIEAAESVAEDGIDVEVVDLRTMKPMDTDAILESFEKTGRAVVVHEAPKTGGLAGEITATIQEEALLYQEAPVKRVTGFDVPYPLYALEDYYMPEDTRIEDAIRETHEF